The genomic stretch ACGATTAATGTTTTAGCTAGCAAGATTATTTGTCAAAAAGAAAGAGTGCATTTTGATTTCCATTCCAATCAAAGAGTGCCCCAAACGAAAGTAACTATTCCAACAACTGAAGGACTGGTGCCTAATTAAAATCCGCTTACATAAACCTATTTAAGAATGATGTGAATTTAGCCGAGCCAGGATAGCACACTTTCTTACCTCTTTTAATACTCTTCTCTACTGCGTTTACTACATCTTCGGGCGAAGAGGTTAGATATTTTTTAAAGAAAGCCGTGTTAAATATATCGGGCTGATCTGTTTCTTCAGCTTGTTTTAATAGCGGTGTGTTTACAGCCGGTGGGCAAACAAGTAGGATTCTGACTTTGGACTTTTTGTTTTCCTCTATTAGCACTTTAGTGTAAAAGTTATTGGCACTTTTAGTAGCTCCGTAAGCACCAAACTTTGGTGTAACCAGCATGCCTGCAGTAGAACCATAAATAATTACATCACCACTATTCCTTTTTAGCATAGCAGGCACTACCGTTTGGCAGATATTCACCATTCCGGTATAGTTGATAAGCATCAGCCTATTAATATGCTCTGCACTTAAATCTTTCAATAATCCAGCTGGCATTATTGCAGCGCAATTAAATAAACGATCAATAGGGCCTAAATCAGCAATGACTTTGCGAATGACTTCTCTTACCAAATCAATATTGGTTACATCACAATAATAGGTGTGAATGTTTTTTGATCGAGCAGCAGTTTCTTCCAAACCTTCTTTGTTTACATCTAAGATGGCAACTCGGGCACCTTGCTGAGCCATTTGAGTGGCGTGTAGTTGACCCATACCGCTTGCTCCACCAGAGATAAGGACTACTTTGTCTTTAAAATCCATACTAAATACGTTAAAAGTTTAGGTTAAAGTTGGTTTGATCGTCTCGCTCCAAAACAAAGGCATAAGGGAAATTGGGAGAATCACCTTTTTTATCCATCAGTCCTAAAACCGTATTCTCATCAATTTTCACAAAATGGTCATTTATTGGTTTTGCATCATATGCCATTGTTGCTGTTGCTTTTCCTCTGTATTCAATCATTCTTAGTCTGGCGCCAGATTTTTTTGTTTGCACAAATGGTCTGGCCAATGACATTAAGATTCCTAAAACTTTATTTTTCGGAACAGCAATGTCCATCGGAAGATTCTTCGGGTTTACAGCGTATAATTGAGTCTTGTTTTTGGCAAAGAAAACTAAAGGGTGTACCTCTTCAGGAGAAACAAATACTTTTCCGTACCAGCCAGAAGGAACCAACATTCCGTCTAGAGAATGGCCTGTTTCAATTTCATAACCTTTCCAGCGCCCTTTCATAAAATCCAAACTTACAGGCTCTAGTTGATCATAAATTCTAATGACATCTGAAACGTCTCCTTTTTTATTAGAAAGCAACTCGTTTAAAAGCTCTTTATTGACTTTCTTTTCAATATCTATATTCATCGCATGCTATTTTAATTATTCATATTTTATTGAGTAATTAACTCTAATACAAAGGTATAGTGTCATAAGGCTTGGCTAGCGCACCATTTAGTGCAAAAGTCTATTTGCGCTTTGGGAAAAACTTGGATGGATGTTTTTGCAGCCACTGCCAAAGGCTAAAAAGAAAAAAGAGCGATCAAAAACTCACTTCTGATCGCTCCTTTATTTTTTAATGAATTACCGAAGGTTATTGTCTCGAAAAGTTAACCTTGATACGAATGCATTTTATTAAACAGCTGTATATCCACCATCAATAAGATAATAGCCACCTGTTATAAAAGACGATTTTTCAGAACTTAAGAATAAAACAAGTTCTGCTACTTCCTCAGCTTTACCTAATCTATTCATGGGGTGTTTCGCTTTTAGGGCTTCCAGCATTTCAGGGCTGGCCATACTTAATAGAGGAGTATCAATGTATCCTGGTCCTACAGCATTACAACGAATGTTTTTTTGTGCATATTCTACACCTATGTTTTTTGTTAAACCCACCACTGCATGTTTGGTAGTGGTATATGCAGACGACATTGGTGCAGCAGCCATTCCGTGGATAGAAGCCATATTAACAATAACACCTCCGCCATTTTTCTCCATCTGTTCCAGCTGATACTTGCAGTTTAAAAACACGCCATTCAAATTAATAGCGACTACTTTATTCCAAGAATCTACTGAATATTGACCGGTTAAATTCTGTTCTCCCCCAATTCCAGCATTGTTACAAGCAATATCTAATTGGCCATATTTCGCTACTGTGTTTTTAATCAAATTTTGAACATCTTCCTCTTTAGAAACATCGCCTCCAATAAAAAAAGCTTCTCCTCCTTCAGATTTTATTTGATCAACAACGAGTTGTCCGTTTTCTGGGTTAATGTCATTTACAATTACTTTGGCGCCTTCTTTAGCATACAAAGTTGCTACAGCTTTTCCTATTCCAGATCCAGCTCCTGTTACCAATGCTACTTTATTTTCTAACTGACTCATACTATATAATTTTATGGGTTAAATTTTATTTAGAAGAAATCTCACTGTAAAACCAGTTACAGCAGGAATTTCTGATATAAAGGTAGGATGACTTAATCAAGAAAAACGCACCATATGGTGCAAAAGACCACTAGTGTTTTGAGAAAACGCGCCTGAAGGTATTCCTATGTATGCCTAAATAGGATGCGATTTGAACATAAGGAAACAATTCAAAAACTTTGGGCATCTGTTCCTGGAGTAGTTTTATTTTTTCTTCAGCAGTGTTTGCATGCAGTATTTCATTTCTATGTATGGCATATAGAAACTCTTGTTGAATGATTAATAATTCAAACTGTAAAAAACGAGGGAAGTCATCATACAGGGTTTTGATATCCTGAATATAGAAGAAAGACACTACAGCTTCTTCTTGAAATTTAATGTTGAGATTTGAGCTCGTACCTTTAAAATAGCTTTTGTAGTCAAATAGGATTTCTTGTTGATCTGGATAAAAAAAGCTGTCAACCACTTCCTCTCCGTTGTCATTCATTTTGTATGAATAGGCGGTTCCGGAAATTAATAAGCCCATTTTAAGACTGGCATTATCTTCTCTTAAAAAGAAATCATTTCGCTTATAATGGGTAACTGTAATGTGCTTACCTAAAGTTGATAGTTCATGTTCTGTAAGGTTGAAGTGACTGTACTGTTTCTTTATGTATTGTAATACATCCATTCTTTAAACTAGGTATGCTGGTGCTTGAACTAACGGTTTGAATATGGGGTTGTGGTAGTTTTGAAACACTTTTCTGTCCACCGACAGCAAAGCTGGCTAAGGAGTGAAAACCTTGCTGGCAGCCATTCACCCCGCCATAAGTTATATGTGTGGTTGTGGTTAGTTTTTATTTTTTTCTTCAATTATTTTCTCTGTCAAATCACGGAATGTCTTGATGTCGCCAGTCAGTGTTTCGTATCTGTTAGAGTCGAAAATATTAATCGCATTCCAAAATCCTCTTTTCTTCCTTCGAGTTTCGATTTTGTCAATGGGTTTTGTTCCTGTCAGCGTGATTTCTTCTATTACAGACGAGAAATAATTGTCCATATACGCTGTCAATGAAGAAGAAGGTCGAAGTTCAGATACATCTACTCCTTTGTCCTTAAGATTCTTTTTGATTGTTAGGAATACTCCTGCCTTTATGCACGGTTTACCAAATAGAGTCTTTGGTTCGTAGGTGTCTTTCTCAGCGTATTCTGTAAGAAGTCGGCAAACTTCACTAAGTTTTCTTGTCCTTGCAGGTTCTAAAACGTTTTGCCATTCTTCTTGACTTATCTGAACTCTAAATTCTTGATTCAAAAATTCGCTCAACTTTTTCCATCCCAGTAAGTCGTTGGCAGATCTCCACTCACGAACTGTCATTTCACCCGTAATTTCCGCCCAGAGATCAGCTTCTGGATCAAGTGGGCTACAAAGTCGGTGTTGTTCCTTGAAGATTTCAAGAATTTCTTCTTCCGTATATTTAACTTTAGATTCGGTCATTTTACAAACTGGGCACAACTAATGGCTAAGCAACATATTGCTTATATCCACGATATAATTATTTGTCTAGGCTTATCTATAAAGCCTTTCGCAATATACAATTTGAAGAAACCGAAATGTTATTTCCCGAACGGGTTTTTGATGGTGATATCAAAAGCGAAGTAGTGGCCATCATTGGTGATGGGAGAGCCGACCATATCGTTCATGTAGCCAATATTTAGTACCACTTTTTGCTTGGGTAAAGCAACAGAAAAGTACATGCAAAAGCGGGTTTCCTTATATCGCCATTGGCTCCAGTCATCGGTTTTGGTAGATGAAACGAGGTGCTCCATGCTCGCAATTATTTTTTGCGTTTTAGCTGAGTTTAGTATAAAGCTCAATTTCGCTTTTAGTCTGGAGCGAAGCTGGGTTGTTTCTTCATGAGGGCTAAAGTCAGGGTTGAAGAATAAGCGTAATTCCGGACGATAGGTTATTGATAAGTCTATTTTTTCGAAGTCAAGCAAGTAGGATATTTTTCCATAGGTGCGCACTTCCTGGCGGCCACCGGGGGAGTCAAGCACATAAGGATCTTTGGCGGTGTATTGATTTTGCCAGCGATAGCTGAGCGCGCCTGCGTATACCCAGTTTTTGGCAAAGC from Owenweeksia hongkongensis DSM 17368 encodes the following:
- a CDS encoding SDR family NAD(P)-dependent oxidoreductase, translating into MDFKDKVVLISGGASGMGQLHATQMAQQGARVAILDVNKEGLEETAARSKNIHTYYCDVTNIDLVREVIRKVIADLGPIDRLFNCAAIMPAGLLKDLSAEHINRLMLINYTGMVNICQTVVPAMLKRNSGDVIIYGSTAGMLVTPKFGAYGATKSANNFYTKVLIEENKKSKVRILLVCPPAVNTPLLKQAEETDQPDIFNTAFFKKYLTSSPEDVVNAVEKSIKRGKKVCYPGSAKFTSFLNRFM
- a CDS encoding SDR family NAD(P)-dependent oxidoreductase, whose protein sequence is MSQLENKVALVTGAGSGIGKAVATLYAKEGAKVIVNDINPENGQLVVDQIKSEGGEAFFIGGDVSKEEDVQNLIKNTVAKYGQLDIACNNAGIGGEQNLTGQYSVDSWNKVVAINLNGVFLNCKYQLEQMEKNGGGVIVNMASIHGMAAAPMSSAYTTTKHAVVGLTKNIGVEYAQKNIRCNAVGPGYIDTPLLSMASPEMLEALKAKHPMNRLGKAEEVAELVLFLSSEKSSFITGGYYLIDGGYTAV
- a CDS encoding DUF2490 domain-containing protein — translated: MGKVNTAEWFAIGLKQNLNAKKMVNSATFFGLGRSSTPYDYNPWDRAAIYVVNQEIKHRFAKNWVYAGALSYRWQNQYTAKDPYVLDSPGGRQEVRTYGKISYLLDFEKIDLSITYRPELRLFFNPDFSPHEETTQLRSRLKAKLSFILNSAKTQKIIASMEHLVSSTKTDDWSQWRYKETRFCMYFSVALPKQKVVLNIGYMNDMVGSPITNDGHYFAFDITIKNPFGK
- a CDS encoding DUF4334 domain-containing protein codes for the protein MNIDIEKKVNKELLNELLSNKKGDVSDVIRIYDQLEPVSLDFMKGRWKGYEIETGHSLDGMLVPSGWYGKVFVSPEEVHPLVFFAKNKTQLYAVNPKNLPMDIAVPKNKVLGILMSLARPFVQTKKSGARLRMIEYRGKATATMAYDAKPINDHFVKIDENTVLGLMDKKGDSPNFPYAFVLERDDQTNFNLNF
- a CDS encoding Crp/Fnr family transcriptional regulator; translation: MDVLQYIKKQYSHFNLTEHELSTLGKHITVTHYKRNDFFLREDNASLKMGLLISGTAYSYKMNDNGEEVVDSFFYPDQQEILFDYKSYFKGTSSNLNIKFQEEAVVSFFYIQDIKTLYDDFPRFLQFELLIIQQEFLYAIHRNEILHANTAEEKIKLLQEQMPKVFELFPYVQIASYLGIHRNTFRRVFSKH